In Humulus lupulus chromosome 7, drHumLupu1.1, whole genome shotgun sequence, the following are encoded in one genomic region:
- the LOC133791659 gene encoding uncharacterized protein LOC133791659 has protein sequence MENIKLNTFFYLKKNIKDRISFRVRLIASFDCIRFLGRQGLAFRGHDESQESNNQGNFLELLTFLANHNEEVRAVALKNAPENLKLTSPKIQKDIEQMVVMFRYVDKRGCVIERFIGIEHVPNTTAISLKIAIDKLFSKHGLSISKLRGQGYDGASNMSGEFNGFKNIIMKENECAFFVHFFAQQLQLALLGEAKKHDLIGTFLTVVSNVVNVVGASSKRRDILREKQSLKVIKVLKGGELLSGRGQNQESGIKRSCDTRWGSHFGTLVSFIIMFSSIIDVLEEITNDRLNSEQKYEASIMLQIVQTYDFVFSLHWVKNILGITNELSQVLQKGDQDIFNIDVLDMNHMYCPQGKSRRKAPKLTKFHYFRVDFFNTVIDLQLQELNSRFNEANTELLLFLAYLSPANSFLAFHKE, from the exons ATGGAAAACATCAAATTgaacacatttttttatttaaagaagAACATCAAAGATCGAATAAGTTTCCGTGTTCGATTAATTGCTTCATTTGATTGTATTCGCTTTCTTGGACGACAAGGTCTTGCATTTCGTGGTCATGATGAGTCCCAAGAGTCTAATAATCAAGGTAACTTTCTCGAACTTCTAACGTTTCTTGCTAATCATAACGAGGAAGTTAGAGCTGTTGCTTTAAAAAATGCTCCTGAGAATCTTAAACTGACTTCGCCAAAGATTCAGAAGGACATT GAACAAATGGTCGTAATGTTTCGTTATGTGGATAAGAGAGGGTGTGTGATTGAGCGATTCATCGGTATTGAACATGTTCCTAATACCACTGCGATCTCACTTAAGATAGCAATTGATAAGTTGTTTTCAAAGCATGGGTTGAGCATATCCAAATTACGAGGTCAAGGGTATGATGGAGCTAGTAACATGAGTGGAGAGTTTAATggttttaaaaatattatcatgAAAGAGAATGAATGTGctttttttgtccatttttttgcTCAGCAACTACAATTAGCACTCTTGGGTGAGGCAAAGAAACATGATTTAATAG GTACTTTTCTCACTGTAGTGTCTAATGTGGTGAATGTTGTTGGAGCCTCATCTAAGCGTCGTGACATTCTCCGGGAAAAACAATCTCTCAAAGTCATCAAAGTCTTAAAAGGTGGAGAACTTTTGAGTGGAAGAGGCCAAAATCAAGAAAGTGGAATTAAGCGTTCATGTGATACACGTTGGGGATCACACTTTGGTACTTTGGTAAGCTTTATTATCAtgttttcatctattattgatgtGCTTGAGGAAATTACAAATGATAGATTGAATAGCGAGCAAAAATATGAAGCATCTATTATGTTACAAATAGTGCAAACATATGATTTTGTCTTTAGCTTGCATTGGGTGAAGAATATTCTTGGAATCACAAATGAGTTGTCACAAGTCTTACAAAAAGGTGATCAAGATATT TTCAATATTGATGTTCTTGATATGAATCATATGTATTGTCCTCAAGGGAAATCACGGCGCAAGGCTCCAAAGCTTACAAAGTTTCACTATTTTCGTGTTGATTTTTTCAATACAGTGATAGATTTACAGCTACAAGAGCTAAATAGTCGTTTTAATGAGGCTAATACTGAGTTGCTACTTTTTTTAGCGTACTTATCTCCAGCTAATTCATTTTTAGCATTTCACAAGGAATAG